One stretch of Kogia breviceps isolate mKogBre1 chromosome 18, mKogBre1 haplotype 1, whole genome shotgun sequence DNA includes these proteins:
- the RPL13 gene encoding large ribosomal subunit protein eL13 — MAPSRNGMILKPHFHKDWQRRVATWFNQPARKIRRRKARQAKARRIAPRPASGPLRPVVRCPTVRYHTKVRAGRGFSLEELRVAGIHKKVARTIGISVDPRRRNKCTESLQANVQRLKEYRSKLILFPRKPSAPKKGDSSAEELKLATQLTGPVMPIRNVYKKEKARVITEEEKNFKAFASLRMARANARLFGIRAKRAKEAAEQDVEKKK, encoded by the exons ATGGCGCCCAGCCGGAATGGTATGATCCTGAAGCCCCACTTCCACAAGGACTGGCAGCGGCGCGTGGCCACGTGGTTTAACCAGCCGGCGCGCAAGATCCGCAG ACGCAAGGCCCGGCAGGCCAAGGCGCGCCGTATCGCCCCGCGCCCCGCGTCCGGCCCGCTCCGGCCGGTGGTGAGATGCCCCACGGTCAGGTACCACACCAAGGTGCGCGCCGGCAGGGGCTTCAGCCTGGAGGAGCTGAGG GTGGCCGGCATCCACAAAAAAGTGGCCCGGACCATTGGGATCTCGGTGGACCCGAGGCGGCGGAACAAGTGCACGGAGTCCCTGCAGGCCAACGTGCAGCGGCTCAAGGAGTACCGCTCCAAGCTCATCCTCTTCCCCAGGAAGCCCTCGGCCCCCAAGAAGGGAGACAGCTCT GCTGAAGAGCTCAAATTGGCCACCCAGCTGACTGGACCAGTCATGCCCATACGGAAC GTCTACAAGAAGGAGAAAGCCAGAGTCAtcacagaggaagagaagaactTCAAGGCGTTCGCCAGTCTCCGCATGGCCCGTGCCAACGCCCGGCTCTTTGGCATCCGGGCAAAAAGGGCCAAGGAAGCTGCAGAACAGgatgttgaaaagaaaaaataa